The genome window GAAGCTTTTTGGCCCTTTTGAACATCTTGGTATATGGCATCTAGAAGAAATATTCAGTACAGCCGTCTGGCTACTGATGACTACGATGATATTGACGGTAGTGTATTGAGACATGATCCTCGGTTTGATTATTCTCTAAAACAGTTAGATGTGATCCCATGGAAGTCCATTGCACTTGCCCTGTTTTTACTCCTTCTGGGCTCTATTCTTCTCTGTCTGTCAATATTGATATTCACAGGACACATGGGAGGAGAAGAGTCCCAAGCCTATGGCCTGCTTGGACTTGGTATTGTATCCTTCCTTCCAGGTGAgcataattattatttgattaaagCAATCAATATCGAGGCACCAGTACTAGTAGTCTCCTCTTACCATTAAATGGTAATCCACGAGGTTGAAACACGGAGTGCGATTTATGCCCCATGTATTTATGTTTTCTTGTGACATGTTTTCCAATTTTCAATCCTGATATTTCCGTTTTTGCTTCCTCTGCAAGAATTGGTGTTACAGATGTCTGATGAGACCAGTTTAGTGGAATCTGTTTCATCCCTTGTTATTTAACCgtaaaataatgtaaaataatattagtaGTAATTGTTTTAGCTCAATGGTTATGCATTTTGCTTTTCAACCTCGTGACTTGTATCCCATTTCATAAACTACATATAGGTCATGCTTCTCATCCTGTTTTCTGATATGAAAACGAATTATAGAGCTGATTGAGGTCTTCTTTGCATTTATGATCTATTTTTCTGCACAATGTTTCCTCCTTTCTGGATACCATAGAATCAGGCAAATAAATGTGCAACTGCGGATGGTGATTCTCTGTAATACTTAAAGATAGGAGTTATAAGGTCTGTCAAAAAGGTTCATTACTCTTGTGGAATGTTGTGATACATGTTTCTTCTGAATTAATATTAGTCACATTGTTATGTAATATCTGTATTTTTTTAGTAGTGTGACTCTTCACTTCTTGTTGGGTACTTCAGACGTCAGAGTTTGGTCTTAGTTTCTTTTCCGTGattctatatatttatttatcgtCTGAGACAAATATCATGGACAAATGACCATATCACTTGATAGGCTCTAATTACCTGTCTCAAGCATCTATGCATGATTGATTACTCAGTGACAAGAAGATGAATGAAAATTGAAGACGAGTGTTTGATGCTCATACATTTTCCCAATATTTCAATTTCAGATTCAGAAAGTTGTATGCAGGGACGGATGTACACTATCTCTTTTGGGGGCAGTTGCCCCCAGTAGTCTCAaaactttcatatattttatatttttatattatgtttttattttcagTGACCCCATGATTAATGCATGCCGCCCATATTCAGTTGATTCCAggtttaaatcccaaaagttctgTTTTAATATATTGTGTATTTCTTACCataaatttgtataatcaaTTAACTCAAACCACTCTTGGTTAAGTGAAAATTTGACCTCTAAAGAGTACTTTTTGTGTGTGATTTTTGCCCCCACTTAACTAGATTCCTGGATCCGTCCCTGGTTGTATGCAAATTAAGATCGACTCTGAACCTATAATATTGACTTTGCATATATGTATTTACTAAATTGTACCTTTGAGAATTACTGTTATTCATTCTTAATGATCTTTTTAAGTGCAGCCTTATTATTTAATGTTTATTGTTTGTTGTCTTTTAAAGAACCACAAAACTTGATTTGTTGCTGCAGGATTCTATGAGACACGAATTGCTTATTACTCATGGAGGGGTGCTCAAGGATATCGGTTTGCATCTATCCCTGCATACTAGTCTGAGGTGTGACCTTAGAACCATATTCATTTCATGCCTATTATATTATTCCACTTCATAGTTTTATTAAACTTGCACATGTTTGATAGAAAAAACTTACACATGTATCTACTGTGTGCATCATCTACACCATGAAAACCAGCTCCTTTatggtttatattttttaaattgatcaATCATTTCAGAAATGGATGTCAGTGAGTATGTATGGTTggtgaccaagcaaattgaggAGTGAGAAGCAATAGATATGACATCCTATGAATGTTATCGACAAAATTTGGCTTTGGAACTGGAGGTCATAAATATCTGCTAACAATTGTCCTAGTAATAAAGACGAAGAAGAGTGCAGATGCTTGTAGCTAAATAAAGGCAAAGAAAGGCCCACTGTTCCCTCCAATTTTGTTTTCAGGCCAAATGAAAAAATTGGAATCTAAATAAGGAGCCCATGTTAAGGATTCTCTGTTTGTTTGTAATT of Daucus carota subsp. sativus chromosome 3, DH1 v3.0, whole genome shotgun sequence contains these proteins:
- the LOC108210591 gene encoding uncharacterized protein LOC108210591; translated protein: MASRRNIQYSRLATDDYDDIDGSVLRHDPRFDYSLKQLDVIPWKSIALALFLLLLGSILLCLSILIFTGHMGGEESQAYGLLGLGIVSFLPGFYETRIAYYSWRGAQGYRFASIPAY